One Helianthus annuus cultivar XRQ/B chromosome 12, HanXRQr2.0-SUNRISE, whole genome shotgun sequence genomic region harbors:
- the LOC110895317 gene encoding cytokinin riboside 5'-monophosphate phosphoribohydrolase LOG5 yields the protein MESEKEQKNSRFKRVCVFCGSSSGKRDIYGDAAIELAQELVARRLDLVYGGGSIGLMGLVSQAVHCGGGHVLGIIPRALMGKEKTGESIGEVKAVADMHERKAEMARHSDCFIALPGGYGTLEELLEVITWAQLGIHDKPVGLLNVDGFYNYLLTFIDKAVDDGFIKPSQRHIFVSAPNAKELVQKLEEYIPVKDGVIPQAKWEVEQKPVGFNALHAEIAL from the exons ATGGAGAGTGAAAAGGAACAAAAGAATTCAAGATTCAAAAGGGTTTGTGTGTTTTGTGGAAGCAGTTCTGGTAAAAGAGATATCTATGGTGATGCCGCCATTGAGTTGGCTCAAGAACTG GTAGCAAGGAGGCTTGATCTTGTCTATGGAGGAGGAAGCATTGGTTTGATGGGTTTGGTTTCTCAAGCTGTTCACTGTGGTGGTGGCCATGTTCTTGG GATCATACCAAGGGCCTTAATGGGGAAGGAG AAAACTGGTGAAAGCATAGGTGAAGTTAAAGCTGTTGCTGACATGCATGAAAGGAAAGCTGAGATGGCCCGCCACTCCGATTGTTTCATTGCTCTACCAG GTGGGTATGGTACCCTTGAAGAGTTACTTGAAGTCATCACCTGGGCTCAGCTTGGAATCCATGACAAACCT GTTGGGCTGCTGAACGTTGATGGGTTCTACAATTATCTGCTCACATTCATCGATAAAGCAGTAGATGATGGATTTATCAAACCTTCTCAACGTCACATCTTTGTCTCTGCACCAAATGCCAAAGAACTTGTTCAGAAACTCGAG GAGTACATCCCTGTAAAAGATGGAGTGATTCCTCAGGCCAAGTGGGAGGTGGAACAGAAGCCAGTTGGGTTCAATGCTTTACATGCTGAAATAGCTTTGTAG